One genomic window of Candidatus Kuenenia stuttgartiensis includes the following:
- a CDS encoding transposase — protein sequence MKEVSMRKRYLPEKRVEIMKQHLLEKKTLSDVCDANGIHPTMYYRWLKELLSNAVYAFGKGKDGECQEWKKKALELEKKLARKNEVLSELMEEHVALKKSLGAN from the coding sequence ATGAAAGAAGTAAGTATGAGAAAAAGGTATCTACCGGAGAAACGAGTGGAGATAATGAAGCAACATTTACTTGAAAAGAAAACACTCTCGGATGTGTGTGACGCTAATGGTATTCATCCAACCATGTACTATCGTTGGCTGAAGGAATTGCTGTCAAATGCCGTATACGCCTTTGGAAAAGGGAAGGACGGGGAGTGCCAGGAATGGAAGAAAAAGGCATTGGAACTGGAGAAGAAGCTTGCCCGCAAAAACGAGGTATTGTCAGAACTGATGGAGGAACACGTTGCGCTAAAAAAAAGTCTTGGGGCAAACTAA
- a CDS encoding integrase core domain-containing protein yields the protein MQDARRIVEEFVAHYNTKRLHSAIGYIAPQDKLLGREKEIFSERDCKLSEARERRSAKRKIA from the coding sequence CTGCAAGACGCCCGACGAATTGTGGAGGAATTTGTCGCGCATTACAACACGAAACGATTACATAGCGCAATAGGTTATATCGCTCCGCAGGACAAATTGCTTGGACGTGAAAAAGAAATCTTTTCCGAACGAGACTGTAAATTAAGTGAAGCAAGGGAACGACGGTCGGCTAAACGGAAAATCGCTTGA
- a CDS encoding helicase-related protein, with the protein MKIPIHGEPTQKCHEFVYTVTLNERQKILEEFAIGNIQVIVAVKCLDEGVDVPATKIAFFLASTSNPKEFIQRRGRILRLSTGKSKSIIYDFIVVPRLEYISLKRDVDASLLRREMPRFAEN; encoded by the coding sequence TTGAAAATTCCAATTCACGGTGAACCAACACAAAAATGTCACGAATTTGTTTATACCGTTACTTTGAATGAGCGCCAAAAAATCCTTGAAGAATTTGCAATTGGGAATATACAAGTTATTGTTGCCGTAAAATGTTTGGACGAAGGCGTAGATGTGCCCGCAACAAAAATTGCATTCTTTTTAGCAAGTACAAGTAATCCGAAGGAGTTTATACAAAGACGTGGACGCATCCTTCGTTTGTCAACTGGCAAAAGCAAATCAATAATATATGATTTTATTGTAGTCCCAAGACTTGAATATATTTCGTTGAAAAGAGATGTTGATGCAAGTCTATTACGACGGGAAATGCCTCGTTTTGCTGAAAATTAG
- a CDS encoding BglII/BstYI family type II restriction endonuclease translates to MNFKHLVGKSTLKEGITIHKNYESFFESPKVGDKKEITLIFGDSQNTRVALRKLNNIRQHVQIKYTTKSHVQFINWLNDIFKATKFGRVGEFLEFKKISSDVYKLIPITIQDSHNTRLYIADSMHYKSLDIVDKDLYLGEIESIVNSIKFQIDEGQSYYNKKLEQAFIEYSWQKEGRAIPELDLKYDFRKNGIQIEVEFGNARSYYQDYIKFMLSYCSRQIHLGMLITPTFDFANILCEIGKQKALLRGRKSYSGMMHYEKAYKEFTYLKNIFDMPIVILGIDINYL, encoded by the coding sequence ATGAATTTTAAACATTTGGTAGGAAAATCAACTCTCAAAGAGGGGATAACAATACATAAAAACTATGAATCTTTCTTTGAAAGCCCTAAAGTTGGCGACAAAAAGGAGATTACTCTCATATTTGGGGATAGTCAGAATACCAGAGTTGCTTTAAGGAAGCTAAATAACATTCGACAACACGTCCAGATAAAATATACAACAAAATCTCATGTTCAATTTATAAATTGGTTAAATGATATTTTTAAAGCTACGAAATTCGGTAGAGTTGGAGAGTTTTTGGAATTTAAGAAAATATCTTCCGATGTTTATAAATTAATTCCAATTACAATACAAGATTCGCACAACACAAGATTATATATAGCAGATTCAATGCATTACAAATCATTGGATATTGTTGATAAAGATTTATATTTAGGTGAGATTGAATCAATAGTAAATAGTATTAAATTTCAAATAGATGAAGGGCAGTCTTATTACAACAAAAAGTTAGAACAGGCATTTATTGAGTATAGCTGGCAAAAAGAAGGTAGAGCCATACCTGAATTAGATTTAAAATATGACTTTAGAAAAAATGGTATTCAGATCGAAGTTGAGTTTGGGAATGCAAGGTCATATTATCAGGATTACATCAAATTCATGCTTTCTTATTGTTCAAGGCAGATACATTTGGGAATGTTAATAACACCAACATTTGATTTTGCAAACATCCTTTGTGAAATAGGAAAGCAAAAAGCATTACTTCGGGGAAGGAAATCTTATTCAGGTATGATGCATTACGAAAAAGCTTATAAAGAGTTTACTTATCTTAAAAATATTTTTGATATGCCCATTGTTATTCTTGGGATAGATATAAATTATCTTTAA
- a CDS encoding IS630 family transposase: MNPFLSEKTRIEFKKAHKKEPHRRHADRIKAILLLDSGWSYEKVAEALLLDDQTIRNYEKLYKDKGFDGLLSDNYIGCVPKLTCEQEEQLKDHIRKNNYSAAKEIVEYVKQTFNKIYTPEGMVHTLDRLGFTYKKTTIVPGKANPEKQKEFIENYKQLKEEKAPGDKILFMDGVHPQHNSTSAYCWIEKGKKKEIPSNTGRKRINLNGAIDIETFEVTIREDESINAQSTIKLFHEIESRYAQAGTIYIISDNAKYYRSKLVKEYLANSRIKIKFLPSYSPNLNLIERLWKFFRKKILYNKYYDTYEKFKNKCLSFFKNINEYTDELSTLLTENFQIIGEQISKI; encoded by the coding sequence ATGAATCCATTTCTCAGTGAAAAAACCCGAATAGAATTTAAAAAAGCACATAAGAAAGAGCCTCATAGACGTCATGCCGACCGAATCAAAGCTATACTTCTTCTTGATTCAGGATGGAGTTATGAAAAAGTAGCAGAGGCGCTCTTGTTAGACGATCAAACAATCAGGAATTACGAAAAACTATACAAAGATAAAGGTTTTGACGGGCTTTTATCTGACAATTATATTGGCTGTGTGCCAAAACTCACCTGCGAACAAGAAGAACAATTAAAAGATCATATCAGGAAAAACAACTATAGTGCGGCAAAAGAAATTGTTGAATATGTAAAACAGACATTCAATAAAATCTATACACCCGAAGGAATGGTACATACCCTCGATAGATTAGGCTTTACTTACAAGAAAACTACAATAGTTCCAGGCAAAGCAAACCCTGAAAAACAAAAAGAATTTATCGAAAACTACAAACAACTCAAAGAAGAGAAAGCCCCTGGAGATAAGATACTTTTTATGGATGGAGTTCATCCACAGCACAATTCTACGTCTGCATATTGCTGGATAGAGAAAGGCAAAAAGAAGGAAATACCCTCTAATACCGGCAGGAAAAGAATAAATTTAAACGGTGCTATTGACATAGAAACCTTTGAAGTAACAATCCGGGAAGATGAAAGCATCAATGCTCAATCAACAATAAAGCTTTTCCATGAAATAGAGTCAAGGTATGCTCAAGCCGGTACTATTTACATAATCTCTGATAATGCTAAATATTACAGGTCTAAGTTGGTCAAAGAATACCTTGCAAATTCGAGAATAAAGATCAAATTTCTCCCTTCCTATTCGCCCAATTTAAATCTCATTGAAAGATTATGGAAATTCTTTCGCAAAAAAATATTGTATAACAAGTATTATGATACTTATGAGAAGTTTAAAAACAAATGTTTAAGTTTTTTCAAAAATATTAACGAGTATACAGATGAATTGTCTACTCTTTTAACTGAAAATTTTCAAATTATTGGCGAGCAAATTTCGAAAATCTGA
- a CDS encoding IS1634 family transposase — MHIVENKSKSGKKIYRSTLLRESYREDGKVKKRTIANLSNCTPLEIEAIRLALAHKDDLCALGALSESVKLHEGLSVGAAWSVYQVAKELGIEEALGKDFEGKLALWQVMARVIGQGSRLSAVRLAQIHAAGDVLDMKRGFDENNLYDNLSWLSENQAKIERKLFELRRGGNKPKLFLYDVTSSYLEGKSNHFGEYGYNRDGKKRKKQIVIGMLCDESGEPVSTEVFRGNTQDPKTFESQVKKVLERFGCKDVTIVGDRGMIKTVQIESLPEGFHYITAITKPQIESLINKGILQLGLFEEKLCEIKDDEVRYILRRNPVRAEEMSKTRVSKLQSIEKYIAKKNSYLKEHPKSSVSKALETTRERLTRLKLDGWVQIKEEDRTLKIERDEEALKEASYLDGCYAIKTDLEENEADTNLVHERYKDLTEVEKAFRDCKTVNLEVRPVYVRKEDSTRGHVFVVMLAYMIIRRLRRAWKNFDLTVEEGLAQLTTICSMEVTIKGQKASCQKIPRPRQQSHELLEALQIKLPEVLPSRNIRVVTRKKLAVRRKSQ; from the coding sequence ATGCATATTGTAGAGAACAAGTCAAAATCCGGTAAAAAAATCTATCGATCTACCCTTCTGCGGGAATCGTACCGTGAGGATGGGAAGGTCAAGAAACGCACCATTGCGAATCTGTCGAATTGCACTCCCCTGGAGATTGAAGCGATAAGACTTGCACTCGCACATAAAGACGATCTCTGTGCATTGGGCGCATTGTCAGAATCGGTGAAACTCCATGAGGGTTTGTCTGTGGGAGCAGCGTGGAGCGTGTACCAAGTGGCAAAGGAATTAGGGATAGAAGAGGCATTGGGAAAGGACTTTGAAGGAAAGCTGGCGCTTTGGCAAGTAATGGCAAGGGTAATAGGCCAGGGGTCAAGACTGTCTGCAGTAAGGCTGGCGCAGATACATGCTGCGGGTGACGTCCTGGATATGAAGCGTGGGTTTGACGAGAACAATCTGTACGATAATTTGTCATGGTTGTCAGAGAATCAGGCAAAGATAGAGCGAAAGCTGTTTGAGTTAAGACGAGGAGGCAATAAGCCGAAGTTGTTTTTGTATGACGTGACGAGCAGTTATTTAGAGGGGAAGTCGAATCATTTTGGTGAGTACGGGTATAATCGTGACGGCAAAAAGAGGAAAAAACAGATAGTGATCGGTATGCTTTGTGATGAATCCGGGGAGCCGGTATCAACAGAAGTATTTAGGGGCAACACCCAGGATCCGAAGACCTTTGAATCTCAGGTAAAGAAGGTATTAGAGCGGTTTGGATGCAAAGATGTAACGATTGTAGGAGATCGTGGGATGATCAAGACGGTGCAAATCGAAAGTTTACCGGAAGGGTTTCATTACATAACGGCGATAACCAAGCCGCAGATAGAGTCGTTGATAAATAAAGGGATACTGCAATTAGGATTGTTCGAAGAAAAGCTCTGCGAGATAAAGGATGATGAGGTTCGATATATTCTGAGGCGCAATCCGGTAAGGGCGGAAGAGATGTCAAAGACCCGTGTATCAAAATTACAGAGTATAGAGAAATACATCGCGAAGAAGAACAGTTATCTGAAGGAACATCCTAAGTCGTCAGTATCGAAGGCACTGGAAACAACAAGGGAAAGGCTAACGAGATTGAAACTTGATGGGTGGGTGCAGATAAAAGAAGAGGATAGGACGCTAAAGATAGAGAGAGATGAGGAAGCATTAAAGGAGGCATCATACCTTGATGGTTGTTACGCAATCAAGACTGATCTTGAGGAGAACGAGGCGGATACCAATCTGGTACATGAACGATACAAGGATTTAACGGAAGTGGAGAAGGCGTTTCGGGACTGTAAGACGGTGAATTTGGAGGTTCGTCCGGTGTATGTAAGAAAGGAGGATAGTACACGGGGACATGTGTTTGTGGTAATGCTTGCGTACATGATAATTCGAAGGCTGCGCAGAGCGTGGAAGAATTTTGACTTGACGGTAGAGGAAGGTCTCGCACAATTGACGACCATTTGTTCGATGGAAGTAACAATCAAAGGCCAAAAAGCTAGTTGCCAGAAGATCCCGCGTCCGCGGCAACAATCACATGAATTATTAGAGGCATTACAGATAAAGTTGCCAGAAGTATTGCCAAGCCGGAACATACGGGTAGTCACTAGAAAAAAGCTTGCTGTTCGGCGTAAAAGTCAATAA
- a CDS encoding tyrosine-type recombinase/integrase encodes MAVSTQNQAFNAQLFFYKHIIKKDFGDNSNTLRAKSRPYIPVVLSREEVHSILERLTYPNNLIVKLLYGCGLRMFECLNLRVNNFNFDAGILTIHDG; translated from the coding sequence GTGGCGGTATCAACACAAAATCAGGCATTTAACGCGCAGTTGTTTTTTTATAAGCATATTATCAAGAAGGATTTCGGAGATAACAGTAATACTCTCAGGGCCAAAAGTAGGCCTTATATACCCGTTGTTTTATCGCGGGAAGAGGTTCACTCGATTCTTGAGCGTCTTACCTATCCTAACAACCTGATTGTTAAGCTTCTGTATGGATGCGGGCTTCGGATGTTCGAATGCTTAAACTTAAGAGTTAATAATTTTAATTTTGACGCAGGTATTTTAACAATCCACGATGGTTGA